From a region of the Chitinophaga caseinilytica genome:
- a CDS encoding ATP-binding cassette domain-containing protein, whose protein sequence is MSSHSLPFLSMDHITVRNQQFTLLKEFTWHVNTGEHWAIVGRSGAGKTSLLHTIIGKNNVIGGSIRHYFYERYREAHPVDDPYFNYRRLVAMVGHHNDFRNKSNMPDFYYQQRFNSMDSSDAPTVDEYLENRSEDPLLAPLNIGPLRHKELIKLSNGETRRVMIARALLRRPELLLLDNPFIGLDVAARQAFHGIVDHLAASGVAVVLVTTPQEIPAAITHVLELDGGRIAGSWTRAGFLAQYRPEAPEAAATAMDAGLVASLTESAPKYDFTSIVQMENIHVKYGENVILDGIDWHVRSGEKWALLGPNGSGKSTLLSLITADNPQSYANRIVLFDRKRGSGESIWDIKRKIGFVSPELHQYFKSDATCLQVAASGFYDTIGYMRPATPEQLEAAGKWLQVLECGNYTGELFKNVPAGIQRLVLLARALVKNPPLLIFDEPTQGLDDHQRNHFKKIIEMLCEHMDVTMIYVTHYEEELPAPVNRFLRIRSGKMI, encoded by the coding sequence ATGAGCAGCCATTCTCTCCCATTCCTGTCGATGGACCATATCACGGTCCGTAACCAGCAGTTCACCCTTCTGAAGGAATTCACCTGGCATGTCAACACCGGTGAGCACTGGGCGATAGTTGGCAGGAGCGGGGCCGGTAAGACCAGCCTCCTTCACACAATTATCGGCAAAAATAATGTGATCGGCGGGAGTATCCGACATTATTTTTATGAACGTTACCGCGAGGCCCACCCCGTAGATGACCCCTACTTCAATTATCGCCGCCTCGTGGCCATGGTAGGGCATCACAACGATTTCAGGAACAAATCCAACATGCCGGATTTTTATTACCAGCAGCGTTTCAACTCGATGGACTCCTCAGATGCGCCTACGGTCGACGAATACCTCGAAAACCGCTCGGAAGACCCGCTGCTGGCGCCCCTCAACATCGGGCCCCTCCGCCACAAGGAGCTCATCAAGCTTTCCAACGGCGAAACCCGCCGGGTCATGATCGCCCGGGCGCTCCTGCGCCGGCCGGAGCTCCTCCTCCTCGATAATCCCTTCATCGGCCTCGACGTGGCCGCCCGCCAGGCATTCCACGGCATCGTAGACCACCTGGCCGCATCGGGAGTGGCCGTGGTGCTCGTCACCACCCCGCAGGAAATCCCCGCCGCCATCACCCACGTCCTCGAACTGGACGGCGGCCGCATCGCCGGCTCCTGGACGCGCGCCGGATTCCTGGCGCAATACCGCCCGGAAGCGCCGGAAGCTGCCGCCACCGCCATGGACGCGGGGCTCGTGGCATCCCTCACCGAAAGCGCCCCGAAATACGATTTCACATCCATCGTGCAAATGGAAAACATCCATGTGAAATACGGCGAAAACGTTATCCTCGACGGCATCGACTGGCACGTCCGCTCCGGCGAGAAATGGGCGCTCCTGGGGCCGAACGGCTCCGGGAAAAGCACCCTCCTCAGCCTCATCACGGCCGATAACCCACAGTCGTACGCCAACCGCATCGTACTGTTCGACCGTAAAAGAGGCAGCGGCGAAAGCATCTGGGACATCAAGCGGAAGATCGGTTTCGTATCCCCCGAGCTGCACCAGTATTTCAAATCCGACGCCACCTGCCTCCAGGTAGCCGCTTCCGGGTTCTACGACACCATCGGCTACATGCGCCCCGCCACGCCGGAGCAACTGGAAGCCGCCGGGAAATGGTTGCAGGTGCTGGAATGCGGGAATTATACCGGGGAGCTGTTCAAGAACGTGCCCGCCGGCATCCAGCGGCTCGTGCTGCTGGCGCGCGCCCTCGTGAAAAATCCGCCGCTGCTTATTTTCGACGAGCCTACCCAGGGCCTGGACGATCACCAGCGAAATCACTTCAAAAAAATCATTGAAATGCTCTGCGAACATATGGATGTGACCATGATTTACGTTACGCATTATGAAGAAGAGCTGCCCGCGCCCGTGAACCGCTTTTTGCGCATCCGCAGCGGGAAAATGATATAA
- a CDS encoding alpha-2-macroglobulin family protein: MHPTKRLLPLACLLTVFAAALFLAGCGTKAKEVDPAFARYIDAYTSGIISKQSAIRIQLAGDVNVTHAVNEPVEEDVFSFSPSISGKAFWVDATTLEFRPDKNLEPGKRYTGKFKLGKVMTVPSQFKVFEFGFEVIKPSFEVELLGLKTAGNSREKMQYTGVVRTSDAEDVQAVEKLVTVQYEGEKTTMSWQHDVANRTYRFTIGNITRKSVAAKLHILWDGTPIKSDVKDSREVEVPAIGDFKVLDIQPRYEPEEHVLVQFSCPLLPTQALEGLITISGQSDLKYTVEGSEVKVFAPGRLEGNYTVIVNEGVLSAFEDRLNKAFTGSVNFENRMPSVSIPGKGVIMPQSGKLVMPFEAVGLNAVDVTVLKIYESNIPQYLQRNTLNGDNELRRVAAPVVEKTIRLDADKSLNLRHRNRFNLDLEQIIKAEPGAIYRVRIGFRKAYALYSCKGDDEAADEDGEESEREYYGEDGIDEDDAFWRRYDDYYPYGYSWDDRDNPCRNSYYHYERWASRNIIASNIGIIAKRGNDNSMVVAVTDIRDAKPMSGVDISLLDYQNQVVFTTKSDGDGFAKFELKKKPYLLVAKRENERGYLKLDDGSSLPLSRFDVKGEQVQHGMKGFLYGERGVWRPGDSLFLTFLLEDKDNKLPENHPVTLELYNPKGQLYKRINQHISLNGFYNFNTLTDADAPTGSWLAKVKVGGAEFRRNIRIETVKPNRLKVKLDFGGQESLVKDHQPKGTLTAAWLFGAPAQSLKAKVDVSLTSSRTTFPKLDGYHFDDPTESFSTENKTIFESSLNEDGSAPVSASIPVGERAPGVLKANFEVKVFEPGGDFSIDHFSMPYHVFDSYVGVNAPTGNSLTGMLVTDKTHSVSIVNVDASGRFIGGSRKVEVQLYKIRWRWWWDESDDDISNFTNDNYNQLISTDQVTLQNGKGSWNLLVRQPSWGRYLIRVKDLESGHITGQSVYIDWPNFEERMQKENPTEASMLVFTASKTKYSVGEDVTITIPSSEGGRGLISIESGSKVLKTDWISTEKGQTVYKFKAEPNMAPNIYVNVSLLQPHAQTVNDLPIRMYGTIPVLVEDPNTILKPQISLPATLRPESAASISVSEAGGKPMTYTVAIVDEGLLDLTRFKTPDAHGVFYSREALGVKTWDLFDYVIGAWGGDLERILSIGGDEGLNRGASQAKANRFKPVVKFMGPFYLKKGEKQTHNFQLPPYIGSVKAMVVAGQDGAYGSADKVAAVKKPLMLLATAPRVLGPGETIQLPVTVFGLEPHVKQASVSLTSNPYFEVVGEATKTVSFPKPGEQLVYFDVKIRNLVGIGKFKVVATSGKERAEENVELDVRNPNPFMTNVIEKTLEPGGSWNAPFSPVGMAGTNTGVLEVSTIPALNLEKRLKFLIQYPHGCVEQTTSGVFPQLSLGTIMDLSDKQKADVDHNIKAGINRLKGFQTTDGGLSYWPGLSNADEWGTNYAGHFMLEAQEKGYTLPPGFLDAWRKYQRNKAISWAPSSYNFAGGDLVQAYRLYLLALSRTPEMGAMNRLREFQYLSAPAKWRLAAAYKLAGQAEVANSLVRGLPVTVQPYTQLGGTFGSDLRDKAMILETLTILGQRNTALGLLKEVAAELGKEQWYSTQTTAYSLIAVAKFCGTNKGSKMSFSYNLSGTGGNINSESYLSQLPVAFKGTNSVTVQNKGQNVLYARLILRGQPEAGQNPYAENQPDVMSMSVDYNTRTGKPVNVDQMKQGTDFVATVTIRNPGKRGFYEQLALTQVFPSGWEIINTRLMGNDSTLRMSPYTYRDIRDDRVYTYFNLEEGKTVTYQVLLNAAYLGRYYLPATGAEAMYDNTIHAFVPGKWVEVVK, encoded by the coding sequence ATGCATCCGACCAAACGGCTACTGCCCCTGGCCTGTCTGTTAACCGTATTTGCCGCAGCGTTATTCCTGGCAGGATGCGGAACGAAAGCAAAAGAAGTGGACCCCGCTTTCGCCCGCTACATCGACGCCTACACGTCCGGCATCATTTCCAAACAAAGCGCCATCCGCATCCAGCTGGCCGGAGACGTGAATGTGACCCACGCCGTCAACGAACCGGTTGAGGAAGACGTATTCTCGTTCTCCCCCTCCATCTCCGGAAAGGCTTTCTGGGTAGACGCTACCACGCTGGAATTCAGGCCAGACAAGAACCTCGAGCCCGGAAAACGCTACACCGGCAAGTTCAAGCTCGGTAAAGTGATGACCGTTCCCTCGCAGTTCAAAGTCTTCGAATTCGGTTTCGAAGTTATCAAGCCTTCTTTCGAAGTGGAGCTCCTGGGCCTTAAAACCGCCGGCAACAGCCGAGAGAAAATGCAGTACACCGGCGTGGTGCGGACTTCCGACGCGGAAGACGTGCAGGCCGTGGAAAAACTCGTGACCGTGCAATACGAAGGCGAAAAAACCACCATGAGCTGGCAGCACGACGTCGCCAACCGCACCTATCGCTTCACCATCGGCAACATCACCCGGAAATCCGTAGCGGCCAAACTCCACATCCTGTGGGACGGAACGCCCATCAAATCCGACGTGAAAGACAGTCGCGAAGTGGAAGTGCCGGCCATCGGGGATTTTAAAGTGCTCGACATTCAGCCCCGCTACGAGCCCGAAGAACATGTGCTCGTCCAGTTCTCCTGCCCGCTCCTGCCCACACAGGCGCTGGAAGGCCTCATCACCATCAGCGGCCAATCCGACCTGAAATATACCGTCGAAGGCAGTGAAGTGAAAGTTTTCGCGCCGGGGCGCCTGGAAGGGAATTACACCGTGATCGTGAACGAAGGCGTGCTGAGCGCGTTCGAAGACCGCCTCAATAAAGCCTTTACCGGCAGCGTGAATTTCGAGAACAGAATGCCTTCCGTTTCCATCCCCGGAAAAGGTGTGATCATGCCGCAAAGCGGGAAACTGGTCATGCCGTTCGAAGCCGTGGGATTGAACGCCGTAGACGTGACGGTACTGAAAATATACGAAAGCAACATCCCCCAATACCTCCAGCGCAATACCCTCAACGGGGATAACGAACTGCGCCGCGTGGCGGCCCCCGTGGTGGAAAAAACCATCCGCCTCGACGCCGACAAATCCCTCAACCTCCGCCACCGCAACCGTTTTAACCTCGACCTCGAACAGATCATCAAAGCCGAACCGGGCGCTATTTACCGCGTGCGGATCGGGTTCCGGAAAGCATATGCGTTGTATTCCTGCAAAGGGGATGACGAAGCGGCAGATGAAGACGGCGAGGAAAGCGAACGGGAATATTACGGGGAAGACGGGATCGACGAAGACGACGCGTTCTGGCGCCGGTACGACGATTATTATCCCTACGGTTACAGCTGGGACGACCGCGACAATCCCTGCCGCAACAGTTACTACCATTACGAACGCTGGGCTTCGCGCAATATCATCGCTTCCAACATAGGGATCATCGCCAAACGCGGGAACGATAACAGCATGGTGGTGGCCGTAACGGATATCCGTGATGCGAAACCCATGTCTGGCGTGGATATCAGCCTGCTCGACTATCAAAACCAGGTAGTGTTCACCACGAAAAGCGACGGCGACGGCTTCGCGAAGTTCGAACTGAAGAAAAAGCCCTACCTCCTCGTCGCCAAACGCGAAAACGAGCGTGGCTATCTGAAGCTGGACGACGGTTCCTCGCTGCCGCTGAGCCGCTTCGACGTAAAAGGCGAACAGGTGCAGCACGGGATGAAAGGGTTTCTGTATGGGGAAAGAGGGGTTTGGCGACCGGGGGATTCCCTGTTCCTGACCTTCCTCCTGGAAGACAAAGACAACAAGCTTCCCGAAAACCACCCGGTAACACTGGAGCTGTACAACCCGAAAGGACAACTGTACAAGCGCATCAATCAACATATTTCCCTCAATGGGTTCTATAATTTCAACACCCTCACCGATGCCGACGCCCCCACGGGCAGCTGGCTCGCCAAGGTGAAAGTTGGCGGCGCAGAATTCAGGCGCAACATCCGCATCGAAACCGTGAAGCCCAACCGCCTCAAGGTAAAACTCGACTTCGGGGGCCAGGAATCGCTGGTGAAAGACCATCAGCCCAAAGGCACCCTCACCGCGGCATGGCTCTTCGGCGCGCCGGCGCAAAGCCTCAAAGCCAAGGTGGACGTGTCGCTCACCTCATCGCGCACCACCTTCCCGAAGCTCGACGGTTATCATTTCGATGACCCCACCGAATCTTTCTCCACCGAGAACAAAACCATTTTCGAATCGAGCCTCAACGAAGACGGCTCCGCGCCGGTATCGGCCAGCATTCCCGTCGGGGAACGCGCGCCCGGCGTGCTGAAAGCCAATTTCGAAGTGAAAGTGTTCGAGCCCGGCGGCGATTTCAGCATCGACCATTTCTCCATGCCTTATCATGTGTTCGACTCGTACGTGGGCGTTAACGCGCCAACGGGGAACAGCCTGACCGGCATGCTCGTCACCGATAAAACTCATTCCGTCAGCATCGTGAACGTAGACGCCAGCGGCCGGTTCATCGGCGGCAGCAGGAAAGTGGAAGTGCAACTCTATAAAATCCGCTGGCGCTGGTGGTGGGATGAAAGCGACGACGATATCAGCAATTTCACCAACGACAACTATAACCAACTCATTTCCACCGACCAGGTTACGCTCCAGAACGGCAAAGGCAGCTGGAACCTCCTGGTGCGGCAGCCCAGCTGGGGCCGGTACCTCATCCGCGTGAAAGACCTCGAAAGCGGGCACATCACCGGTCAATCGGTGTACATCGACTGGCCGAATTTCGAAGAACGGATGCAGAAGGAGAACCCCACGGAAGCTTCCATGCTCGTATTCACCGCCAGCAAAACTAAATACAGCGTGGGTGAAGATGTGACGATCACCATCCCCAGCAGCGAAGGCGGCCGCGGGCTGATCAGCATCGAATCGGGCAGTAAAGTGCTCAAGACCGACTGGATCAGTACCGAAAAAGGGCAGACCGTCTATAAATTCAAGGCCGAGCCGAACATGGCGCCCAATATTTATGTGAACGTAAGCCTGTTGCAGCCGCATGCGCAAACCGTGAACGATCTGCCCATCCGCATGTACGGAACGATTCCCGTGCTGGTGGAAGATCCGAACACGATCCTCAAACCGCAGATTTCCCTGCCGGCTACATTGCGCCCTGAGTCTGCCGCGTCGATTTCCGTGTCCGAAGCCGGCGGCAAGCCGATGACGTACACGGTAGCCATCGTGGACGAAGGTCTGCTCGACCTCACCCGCTTCAAAACCCCCGACGCGCACGGCGTATTCTATTCCCGCGAAGCCCTCGGCGTAAAAACCTGGGATTTGTTCGATTACGTGATCGGCGCATGGGGCGGCGACCTGGAAAGGATCCTGAGCATCGGTGGCGACGAAGGCCTCAACCGTGGCGCCAGCCAGGCCAAGGCCAACCGGTTCAAACCCGTCGTGAAATTCATGGGGCCGTTTTATCTGAAGAAAGGGGAGAAGCAGACGCATAATTTCCAGTTGCCGCCGTACATCGGCTCCGTAAAAGCCATGGTGGTAGCAGGGCAGGATGGTGCGTACGGCAGCGCCGATAAAGTGGCCGCTGTGAAGAAGCCCCTCATGCTGCTGGCCACCGCGCCGCGCGTGTTGGGCCCCGGCGAAACGATCCAGCTGCCGGTGACCGTCTTCGGACTGGAACCGCATGTGAAGCAGGCCAGCGTATCCCTCACTTCCAACCCGTATTTCGAAGTGGTGGGCGAAGCCACCAAAACCGTCAGTTTCCCGAAACCCGGTGAGCAACTGGTATATTTCGACGTGAAGATCCGCAACCTCGTGGGCATCGGTAAGTTCAAGGTAGTAGCCACCAGCGGCAAGGAAAGGGCGGAAGAAAATGTGGAGCTGGATGTGCGCAATCCCAATCCGTTCATGACCAACGTGATCGAGAAAACGCTGGAGCCCGGCGGCAGCTGGAACGCGCCGTTCTCGCCGGTGGGCATGGCCGGCACCAATACCGGTGTGCTGGAAGTGTCTACCATCCCCGCGCTCAACCTCGAAAAACGATTGAAATTCCTCATCCAGTATCCGCACGGCTGTGTGGAGCAAACCACTTCCGGTGTGTTCCCGCAATTATCGCTCGGCACCATCATGGATTTGAGCGACAAGCAGAAAGCGGATGTGGACCATAATATCAAAGCCGGCATCAACCGGTTGAAAGGTTTCCAGACAACAGACGGCGGATTGTCGTACTGGCCGGGTTTGAGCAATGCAGACGAGTGGGGCACCAACTACGCCGGCCACTTCATGCTCGAAGCGCAGGAGAAAGGGTACACCCTGCCCCCGGGATTCCTGGACGCATGGCGGAAATACCAACGCAACAAAGCCATCAGCTGGGCGCCGAGCTCTTACAACTTCGCCGGTGGCGACCTCGTGCAGGCGTACCGTCTCTACCTGCTGGCGCTTTCCCGCACGCCGGAAATGGGCGCTATGAACCGTCTCCGCGAATTCCAATACCTCTCGGCCCCCGCCAAATGGCGGCTCGCCGCGGCGTATAAACTCGCCGGCCAGGCGGAAGTCGCCAATTCGCTGGTACGCGGCCTGCCCGTAACGGTGCAGCCCTACACGCAACTGGGCGGAACTTTCGGTTCCGATCTGCGCGATAAAGCCATGATCCTCGAAACATTGACCATCCTCGGCCAGCGCAATACCGCACTGGGCCTGCTGAAAGAAGTAGCCGCCGAACTGGGGAAAGAACAATGGTACAGCACGCAAACCACTGCATACTCCCTCATCGCCGTGGCGAAATTCTGCGGAACGAATAAAGGCAGCAAGATGAGTTTCTCCTATAACCTCAGCGGTACGGGCGGGAACATTAATTCGGAATCCTATCTGTCGCAATTGCCGGTGGCGTTTAAGGGAACCAACAGCGTAACGGTGCAGAACAAAGGCCAGAACGTGCTCTACGCGCGCCTCATCCTTCGCGGACAGCCGGAAGCCGGGCAGAACCCTTACGCCGAAAACCAGCCAGACGTGATGTCGATGAGCGTGGATTATAACACCCGCACCGGCAAACCGGTGAACGTAGACCAAATGAAACAGGGAACGGATTTTGTGGCCACCGTCACCATCCGCAACCCCGGCAAGCGCGGTTTCTACGAGCAACTGGCGCTGACGCAGGTGTTCCCCTCGGGTTGGGAAATCATCAATACCCGTTTGATGGGCAACGACAGCACGCTGCGCATGTCGCCCTACACTTACCGCGATATCCGCGACGACCGGGTGTATACCTATTTCAACCTGGAAGAAGGTAAGACCGTTACTTACCAGGTGCTGCTGAACGCGGCGTACCTCGGGCGGTACTATCTGCCGGCCACGGGCGCAGAAGCGATGTACGACAATACGATACACGCATTCGTGCCGGGCAAGTGGGTAGAAGTAGTGAAATAA
- the pbpC gene encoding penicillin-binding protein 1C, protein MWTRLKAWAYRRRWRLSIAALLLVGYYFLLPRQLFTAPTSFVIEDEKGDLMSAAIAKDGQWRFPADKSVPEKFAKCIVAYEDKRFYWHWGIDPGATFRALKQNVGGGKVVSGASTITMQVIRLYRNKPRTIWQKLVEMAMATRLEFRYSKKAILGLYAGNAPFGGNVVGLEAASWRYYGRKPDQLSWAETATLAVLPNSPALIHPGRNRQRLMEKRNALLQRLWRNGAIDSTTCALACVEPLPDKPHPLPELTPHLLSRFRQEYRLKGESGSTRLKTTITGDLQQNVIDIVNRHHLQLKANGINNAAALVLDVETGHALAYVGNVYHPEDPELEAYVDIIQAPRSPGSTLKPLLYAGMLNDGLMLPNTLLPDVPTHIAGYTPQNFDQHFDGGVPASRALARSLNIPAVKTLQQYRSDRFLNLMRQLGITTMRKPATHYGLSMILGGGETTLWELAGVYASMARTLLHQDHYSGKYDQDDYHPPMYRASDGKPGRFGLTRFGLLDAGAIWYTFNAMEEVMRPGEEMLWQAFASSKRIAWKTGTSFGFRDGWAIGVTPQFVVAVWTGNADGEGRPGLTGVSAAAPLMFDIFRLLPNTAPFPVPADHLKTIAVCRQSGYRAGEYCTERDSLPVPQAGLRSAVCPYHQLIHLDATGKYRVTADCEQPDRMQHKPWFVLPPAMEYFYRATHAYEPLPPYLPGCAVEDQARAMELIYPRPHARIYVPVEIDGSLGETVFKATHRNPNARIFWHLDQEFVGETKDFHQLSFRPKAGKHMLTIVDEEGEQIRLDFEILDKSKDQ, encoded by the coding sequence ATGTGGACGCGACTGAAGGCCTGGGCATACCGGAGAAGATGGCGGTTATCGATAGCGGCGCTGCTGCTGGTGGGATATTATTTCCTGCTGCCGCGGCAATTGTTTACTGCGCCTACTTCTTTCGTGATCGAAGACGAAAAGGGCGACCTGATGAGCGCTGCCATCGCCAAAGACGGGCAGTGGCGGTTTCCGGCGGATAAATCCGTGCCGGAGAAGTTCGCCAAATGCATTGTGGCGTATGAAGACAAAAGGTTTTACTGGCATTGGGGGATCGATCCCGGCGCTACGTTCCGTGCGTTGAAACAGAACGTGGGCGGCGGGAAAGTGGTGAGCGGGGCGAGCACCATCACCATGCAGGTGATCCGCCTGTACCGCAACAAGCCGCGCACCATCTGGCAGAAGCTGGTGGAAATGGCGATGGCCACGCGGCTGGAGTTCCGGTATTCGAAAAAAGCCATCTTGGGATTGTATGCCGGCAATGCGCCTTTCGGCGGAAACGTGGTGGGATTGGAAGCGGCGTCGTGGCGATATTACGGGCGCAAGCCAGACCAGTTGTCGTGGGCGGAAACGGCCACCCTTGCGGTGTTGCCGAATAGTCCGGCGTTGATCCACCCGGGCAGGAACCGACAGCGGCTGATGGAGAAGCGGAACGCGCTGCTGCAAAGGCTTTGGCGCAACGGTGCCATCGACAGTACGACCTGTGCGCTGGCCTGTGTGGAGCCCCTTCCCGACAAGCCCCATCCATTGCCCGAGCTTACGCCGCACCTGCTGAGCCGCTTCCGCCAGGAGTACCGCCTGAAAGGCGAATCCGGCAGCACGCGGCTGAAAACCACCATCACCGGCGACCTCCAGCAAAACGTCATAGACATCGTGAACCGGCATCACCTCCAGCTGAAAGCCAACGGTATCAACAACGCCGCCGCCCTCGTGCTCGACGTCGAAACCGGCCATGCCCTCGCATATGTCGGCAATGTCTATCATCCCGAAGACCCCGAGCTGGAAGCGTACGTAGATATCATCCAGGCGCCGCGCAGCCCCGGCAGCACCCTCAAGCCGCTGCTCTACGCCGGCATGCTGAACGATGGCCTCATGCTGCCCAATACGCTGCTGCCCGACGTGCCCACGCACATCGCCGGATATACGCCTCAAAACTTCGACCAGCATTTCGACGGCGGCGTTCCCGCATCCCGCGCCCTGGCGCGCTCGCTTAACATTCCCGCCGTCAAAACCTTACAGCAATACCGCAGCGACCGCTTCCTCAACCTCATGCGGCAACTCGGCATCACCACCATGCGCAAGCCCGCCACGCACTACGGTTTGTCGATGATCCTCGGCGGCGGGGAAACCACACTTTGGGAACTGGCCGGCGTGTACGCCAGCATGGCCCGCACGCTGCTGCACCAGGACCATTACAGCGGTAAATACGATCAGGACGACTATCATCCGCCCATGTACCGCGCCAGCGACGGAAAGCCGGGCCGCTTCGGCCTTACGCGCTTCGGGCTGCTCGACGCGGGCGCCATCTGGTATACGTTCAATGCGATGGAAGAAGTGATGCGCCCGGGCGAAGAAATGCTCTGGCAGGCGTTCGCATCGTCGAAGCGGATTGCGTGGAAAACGGGCACCAGCTTCGGTTTCAGGGATGGATGGGCGATCGGTGTTACGCCACAGTTCGTGGTGGCGGTGTGGACGGGCAATGCCGATGGTGAAGGCCGCCCGGGATTGACGGGCGTTTCCGCCGCGGCGCCATTGATGTTCGATATTTTCAGGTTATTGCCGAATACCGCGCCGTTCCCCGTGCCGGCAGACCATCTCAAAACCATCGCCGTGTGCCGGCAAAGCGGGTACCGGGCCGGAGAATATTGCACCGAGCGCGATTCGCTGCCCGTGCCGCAGGCGGGGCTTCGATCGGCCGTATGCCCCTACCATCAACTCATCCACCTCGACGCAACGGGCAAATACCGCGTTACGGCCGATTGTGAGCAGCCAGACCGGATGCAGCACAAACCCTGGTTCGTGCTACCGCCCGCCATGGAATATTTCTATCGCGCCACGCACGCCTACGAGCCCCTTCCGCCGTATCTCCCCGGCTGCGCCGTCGAAGACCAGGCCCGCGCGATGGAGCTCATCTATCCCCGGCCCCACGCCCGCATTTACGTGCCCGTGGAGATCGACGGCTCGCTGGGCGAAACCGTGTTCAAAGCCACGCACCGCAATCCCAACGCCAGGATCTTCTGGCACCTCGACCAGGAATTCGTCGGAGAAACAAAGGATTTTCACCAGCTGTCGTTCCGCCCGAAAGCGGGCAAGCACATGCTGACGATCGTTGATGAAGAAGGGGAGCAGATCCGGTTAGACTTCGAGATTCTCGACAAGTCGAAGGATCAGTAA
- a CDS encoding replication-associated recombination protein A, whose protein sequence is MRAPLAERLRPETLDDLVGQDHLTGEGSILRKAIAAGKIPSMILWGPPGVGKTTIANIIAHTLQVPFYTLSAISSGVKDIREVIDLAKSRHAVLFIDEIHRFNKSQQDALLGAVEKGIITLIGATTENPSFEVNAALLSRSQVYVLKPLGPEELSKLLRIAMEKDAWLASKTIELQETEALFNISGGDARKLLNLFELVVDTLQEESPIVINNEKVMDIAQQRVAIYDKSGEQHYDIISAFIKSIRGSDPNGAVYWLARMLAGGEDIKFIARRLVILASEDIGNANPNALLLATSCFQAVAMIGNPESRIILSQCATYLASSPKSNASYMAIGAAQSVVGQTGDLPVPLHIRNAPTKLMKQHGYGKGYRYSHDFDNNFSEQEYLPDAIAGTRFYDPGRNAREDELRRYLKALWKEKYNY, encoded by the coding sequence GGCGAAGGCAGCATTCTCCGGAAAGCGATCGCCGCCGGCAAGATCCCCTCCATGATCCTGTGGGGGCCTCCGGGCGTGGGCAAAACCACCATCGCCAATATCATCGCGCATACGCTGCAGGTCCCGTTTTATACGCTGAGCGCCATTTCGTCGGGCGTCAAAGACATCCGCGAGGTGATCGACCTCGCCAAAAGCCGCCATGCGGTATTGTTTATCGATGAAATCCACCGGTTCAATAAATCGCAGCAGGATGCCTTGCTGGGCGCCGTGGAAAAGGGGATCATCACCCTCATCGGCGCTACTACCGAAAACCCGTCGTTCGAAGTAAATGCGGCCTTGCTCTCGCGCAGCCAGGTGTATGTGCTCAAACCCCTCGGCCCGGAAGAGCTCAGTAAACTCCTCCGCATCGCCATGGAAAAAGACGCCTGGCTCGCGTCCAAAACGATCGAACTGCAGGAAACCGAAGCCCTCTTCAATATCTCCGGAGGCGATGCCCGCAAGCTGCTCAACCTCTTCGAACTGGTGGTAGACACCTTGCAGGAAGAATCGCCCATCGTCATCAACAACGAAAAAGTGATGGACATCGCGCAGCAGCGCGTGGCCATTTACGATAAGTCGGGCGAACAGCATTACGACATCATTTCCGCCTTCATCAAATCCATCCGCGGCAGCGATCCCAACGGCGCCGTGTACTGGCTCGCGCGGATGCTCGCTGGCGGCGAAGACATCAAGTTCATCGCCCGCAGACTGGTAATTCTAGCTTCGGAAGACATCGGCAACGCCAATCCCAACGCGCTTTTGCTGGCCACCAGCTGCTTTCAGGCCGTGGCCATGATCGGCAACCCGGAATCCCGGATCATCCTGTCGCAATGCGCCACTTACCTGGCCTCCTCTCCCAAAAGCAACGCCTCCTACATGGCCATTGGCGCGGCGCAAAGCGTGGTGGGCCAAACGGGCGACCTCCCCGTTCCCCTGCACATCCGCAACGCGCCCACCAAACTCATGAAGCAGCACGGCTACGGCAAAGGCTACCGTTATTCCCACGACTTCGACAATAACTTTTCCGAACAGGAATACCTGCCCGACGCCATCGCCGGCACGCGGTTCTACGACCCGGGCAGAAACGCCCGGGAAGACGAGCTCCGCCGCTACCTGAAAGCTTTGTGGAAAGAAAAATACAATTACTGA